One region of Camelus bactrianus isolate YW-2024 breed Bactrian camel chromosome 22, ASM4877302v1, whole genome shotgun sequence genomic DNA includes:
- the C22H19orf38 gene encoding protein HIDE1, with the protein MPWTVLLFAAGSLAIPAPSILLVPPHPSSQEDPIHISCVAPGDFRGANFTLYQGEQVVQLLQAPSDQLGVTFNLSGGSREAPRGPFRCQYGTLGEHRQPQLSNLSEPVHVSFPVPTWILALSLSLAGAFLLLAGLVVVAVVVRKVKVKQLQKKRERESCWAQINFATTDMSFDNTLFTISKMSLEEDAATLDGPSGSTVTPGNSGPRKRPTSTSSSPEPQEFITFRAC; encoded by the exons ATGCCCTGGACCGTCTTGCTCTTTGCAGCCG GCTCTTTGGCGATCCCAGCGCCGTCCATCCTCCTggtgcctccccaccccagcagccaAGAGGACCCCATCCACATATCGTGCGTGGCCCCTGGGGACTTCCGGGGGGCAAATTTCACACTGTACCAAGGGGAGCAGGTGGTGCAGCTCCTGCAGGCCCCCTCAGACCAGCTCGGGGTCACCTTCAACCTGAGTGGCGGCAGCAGGGAGGCTCCAAGGGGACCATTCCGCTGCCAGTATGGTACGCTCGGTGAGCACAGGCAGCCCCAGCTGTCGAACCTCAGCGAGCCTGTGCACGTCTCTTTCCCAG TGCCCACCTGGATCCTGGCACTCTCGCTGAGCCTGGCTGGAGCCTTCCTCCTCCTCGCTGGGCTGGTGGTTGTTGCCGTGGTCGTCAGGAAAG TTAAAGTAAAACAATTGCAGAAGAAACG AGAGCGAGAATCCTGCTGGGCCCAGATTAACTTCGCCACCACAG ACATGTCCTTCGATAACACCTTGTTTACCATCTCG AAAATGTCTTTAGAAGAAGATGCAGCCACTCTGGATGGTCCCTCAGGCTCTACTGTGACACCTGGCAACTCTGGTCCCCGGAAGAGACCCACCTCCACATCATCTTCACCTGAGCCTCAGGAATTCATCACATTCCGGGCCTGCTAG